In one window of Mytilus galloprovincialis chromosome 6, xbMytGall1.hap1.1, whole genome shotgun sequence DNA:
- the LOC143080192 gene encoding uncharacterized protein LOC143080192, translating to MEHMILIFLVFVAMATASGHFKYYKMEKTEKVEVREFEMDSNPFSLLGKRKSLQQRGNLTNCGDKKNKFSIQWEPKILNTQGVATVYWDLVAPCDMDSGNAHIDVYLPEIPDSPIFSLDQKGTCGDIKKTVPNLTCPIKKDAEIKGQLTASDLTRLPTGNYTIEVKITNDKNELFACGRASVELTP from the exons ATGGAACacatgattttgatatttttggtaTTTGTTGCTATGGCGACCGCATCCGGacatttcaaatattataaaatgGAAAAGACAGAAAAGGTAGAGGTTCGAGAATTTGAAATGGACAGTAATCCGTTCTCATTACTTGGGAAGAGGAAGTCCCTCCAACAAAGAGGAAATCTAACAAACTGTG GtgataaaaagaacaaattttcTATCCAGTGGGAaccaaaaattttaaatacaCAAGGTGTCGCCACTGTGTACTGGGATCTTGTAGCTC CATGTGATATGGACAGCGGAAATGCACATATTGATGTGTACCTCCCTGAAATTCCGGACAGCCCAATATTTTCCCTGGACCAGAAAGGTACATGCGGGGACATAAAAAAGACAGTACCGAATTTAACATGTCCCATAAAGAAGGATG CCGAGATAAAGGGTCAGTTGACTGCCAGTGATTTGACAAGATTGCCAACC ggAAATTACACGATAGAGGTCAAGATAACGAACGACAAAAACGAACTGTTTGCTTGCGGACGAGCCAGTGTGGAACTTACCCCTTGA